In Polaromonas sp. JS666, one genomic interval encodes:
- a CDS encoding alpha/beta hydrolase — protein sequence MTENNVKFNESGSIPLSFLKRDAAPGTANPWLLVLLHGVGSSEEDLFGLASHVPANFHVVSLRAPNVVGHGSYAWFQFGVSPQGQRVIHQAQEAASRRLVADTLAGLSRQLGVPPERVVVGGFSQGGIMSLSLLLTQPELVHGAMVLHSRLLDEVLPFAAPGAQLQGKQLWVSGGTRDQVLPVAHSQSIREQVQKLPITLRYTEFPNAHEITQDELAGAMQWLQQLAA from the coding sequence ATGACTGAAAACAACGTGAAATTCAATGAATCTGGCAGTATTCCGCTATCTTTTTTGAAGCGTGATGCGGCGCCCGGAACCGCCAACCCGTGGTTGCTGGTGCTGTTGCACGGCGTGGGCAGCAGTGAAGAAGACCTGTTCGGCCTGGCATCCCATGTCCCGGCCAACTTTCATGTGGTCAGCCTGCGCGCACCGAATGTGGTGGGGCACGGTTCATATGCCTGGTTTCAGTTTGGCGTTTCACCGCAGGGCCAGCGTGTCATCCATCAGGCGCAGGAGGCCGCCAGTCGCCGGCTGGTGGCCGACACCCTTGCGGGCCTGTCGCGGCAACTGGGCGTGCCGCCCGAACGCGTGGTCGTGGGGGGATTCAGCCAGGGCGGCATCATGTCGCTCTCGTTGCTGCTGACACAGCCAGAGCTTGTGCACGGTGCGATGGTGCTGCACAGCCGCCTGCTGGATGAAGTGCTGCCGTTCGCGGCACCCGGGGCGCAGCTGCAGGGCAAGCAGCTATGGGTCAGCGGTGGAACCCGGGACCAGGTGCTGCCCGTAGCCCATTCCCAGTCGATTCGCGAGCAGGTGCAAAAGCTGCCGATCACGCTGCGCTATACCGAGTTTCCCAACGCCCACGAGATCACGCAGGATGAATTGGCGGGTGCCATGCAGTGGCTGCAGCAGCTGGCGGCGTAG
- a CDS encoding mandelate racemase/muconate lactonizing enzyme family protein has product MKITRIELHPIRVPFDMGAAPTAFAGMNWTSVDSLFVRVRTDAGVDGWGEGWGHVACPTTSAALTTLVGPAFIGRDVSDRSRLMTEMFHRFHIHGRTGPVVYALSAIEIALWDIAGKLASLPIASLLGGAPRELTAYASLLRYAEPELVASAVDRALAQGFRHIKLHEVRLDTVRAARAACGESVWLALDTNCPWSVSQAIEHARALEASRLAWLEEPVWPPEDHAGLARVRAATTIPIAAGENVAGVHELAAMLRAGSVDICQPSVIKFGGIEAVARAAILARTHGVDYVPHCFYFGPGFLASLHLAAAFAPEVAFELFFGDLQASPYHDAVRARQGRLSVPPGPGLGLDPDMEILNRYRLGPPVVIES; this is encoded by the coding sequence ATGAAGATCACTCGAATCGAGCTCCACCCCATCCGTGTGCCGTTCGACATGGGGGCGGCACCGACGGCGTTTGCCGGGATGAACTGGACTTCAGTGGACTCCCTGTTCGTGCGCGTTCGCACTGATGCGGGCGTCGATGGCTGGGGCGAGGGATGGGGGCACGTTGCCTGTCCGACCACCAGCGCGGCCTTGACGACACTCGTTGGGCCTGCGTTCATCGGGCGCGATGTTTCCGACCGGTCGCGATTGATGACGGAGATGTTCCACCGTTTCCATATCCATGGTCGAACGGGCCCGGTGGTGTACGCGCTTTCGGCCATCGAGATTGCGCTGTGGGACATCGCCGGCAAGTTGGCGTCGTTGCCGATCGCATCGCTGCTGGGGGGCGCGCCGCGTGAGTTGACCGCTTACGCGAGCCTGCTGCGCTATGCGGAGCCTGAGTTGGTTGCATCGGCCGTCGATCGCGCCTTGGCGCAGGGGTTTCGCCACATCAAGCTGCACGAAGTCCGCCTGGACACAGTGCGCGCGGCGCGCGCCGCTTGCGGTGAATCGGTATGGCTCGCGCTCGACACCAACTGTCCGTGGAGCGTGTCCCAGGCTATCGAGCATGCCCGCGCGCTCGAGGCATCGCGTCTGGCCTGGCTGGAAGAGCCCGTGTGGCCGCCGGAGGATCACGCCGGCCTGGCGCGTGTACGCGCGGCGACGACGATTCCGATCGCCGCGGGAGAGAACGTTGCCGGTGTGCACGAATTGGCCGCGATGCTGCGGGCTGGGTCGGTCGACATTTGCCAGCCCAGCGTCATCAAGTTCGGCGGCATTGAGGCGGTGGCACGGGCTGCGATCCTGGCGCGCACGCATGGCGTCGACTACGTGCCGCACTGTTTCTACTTCGGCCCGGGCTTTCTGGCGTCGCTTCACCTCGCGGCGGCCTTCGCGCCGGAGGTTGCTTTCGAGCTCTTCTTCGGCGACCTGCAAGCCAGTCCGTACCACGACGCCGTGCGCGCTCGCCAGGGCCGACTGTCAGTGCCGCCTGGGCCGGGCCTGGGGCTAGACCCGGACATGGAGATTCTGAATCGCTACCGTCTCGGTCCCCCGGTCGTGATCGAAAGCTGA
- a CDS encoding alpha/beta fold hydrolase, whose product MTLSVQVQIQVPPEAQALLETAVRKETPCGAGSMVWHVWGEAGGSRALAPVVLLHGGSGSWTHWLRNILPLVESGRRVYVPDLPGFGDSAAPAQGTDADAVPGPVEQGLKLLLDDEACDLVGFSFGGMVAGFLAAQFPARAARVVLVGAPGLGIAPEKPIQLNSWRHLTDPAQRDAIHRGNLAALMLYRPEAITELALRLHVANVLRDRMKGRSLSRTDVLARSLEQVRCPVHAIYGSEDALYRGKLDALAAAVRQARNFRTLTLIDAAGHWVQFERADAFNQALLAALSEAP is encoded by the coding sequence ATGACTCTTTCGGTACAGGTTCAAATCCAAGTCCCCCCTGAAGCACAAGCGCTTTTAGAAACAGCGGTCCGCAAGGAAACGCCCTGCGGGGCGGGCAGCATGGTCTGGCATGTCTGGGGTGAGGCGGGTGGCAGCCGCGCGCTGGCGCCCGTGGTGCTTCTTCATGGCGGCAGCGGCAGCTGGACGCATTGGCTGCGCAACATTCTTCCCTTGGTCGAGTCGGGGCGCCGGGTCTATGTGCCGGACCTGCCCGGTTTTGGCGATTCAGCCGCACCGGCACAGGGGACGGACGCCGATGCCGTGCCCGGTCCGGTTGAGCAGGGGCTGAAGTTGCTGCTCGATGACGAGGCCTGTGATCTTGTGGGTTTTTCGTTTGGCGGCATGGTGGCCGGGTTTCTGGCGGCCCAGTTTCCGGCGCGGGCTGCCCGTGTAGTGCTGGTGGGCGCGCCCGGTTTGGGCATCGCACCCGAGAAGCCGATTCAGCTCAATTCGTGGCGGCACCTGACAGACCCAGCCCAGCGCGATGCCATTCACCGCGGCAACCTGGCGGCGCTGATGCTGTACCGCCCGGAGGCGATCACCGAGCTGGCGCTTCGCCTGCATGTGGCCAACGTGCTGCGCGACCGGATGAAAGGGCGCAGCCTGTCGCGTACCGACGTGCTGGCGCGTTCACTGGAGCAGGTGCGCTGCCCGGTGCATGCCATTTACGGCAGTGAAGACGCCCTGTACCGGGGCAAGCTGGATGCGCTGGCGGCGGCTGTGCGGCAAGCCCGAAATTTCCGGACCCTGACGCTCATTGATGCCGCCGGCCACTGGGTTCAGTTTGAACGGGCAGATGCCTTTAACCAGGCACTGCTGGCGGCACTCAGCGAGGCACCGTAA